The following are encoded in a window of Pelecanus crispus isolate bPelCri1 chromosome 6, bPelCri1.pri, whole genome shotgun sequence genomic DNA:
- the GAL gene encoding galanin peptides isoform X1, translated as MQRCTSFLFLSLILCATLSETFGLVFSAKEKRGWTLNSAGYLLGPRRIDQLLLIKEMSIARGKEEAPGAYAVDNHRSFNDKHGFTGKREIQPDEDNKAGNLGRPLADENIVRTVIEFLTYLHLKEVGALDKLPSPEEINQS; from the exons ATGCAGAGGTGCACTAGTTTCCTGTTTTTGTCTTTAATCCTTTGTGCCACCCTGTCAGAAACATTTGGACTGGTTTTCTCA gcaaaagaaaaaagaggctGGACTTTGAATAGTGCTGGTTACCTACTTGGGCCAC GTCGTATTGATCAGCTTTTACTGATAAAGGAAATGTCCATTGCAAGGGGGAAAGAAGAGGCACCAGGGGCAT ATGCAGTAGATAACCACAGATCTTTTAATGATAAACATGGTTTCACTGGTAAACGTGAAATACAGCCTGATGAGGATAATAAAGCAG GGAATCTTGGAAGACCACTGGCTGATGAAAACATTGTGCGCACAGTAATTGAATTTTTGACTTACTTGCATCTTAAAG aggTGGGAGCACTTGACAAACTACCTTCACCAGAGGAAATAAACCAGTCTTGA
- the GAL gene encoding galanin peptides isoform X2 — MQRCTSFLFLSLILCATLSETFGLVFSAKEKRGWTLNSAGYLLGPHAVDNHRSFNDKHGFTGKREIQPDEDNKAGNLGRPLADENIVRTVIEFLTYLHLKEVGALDKLPSPEEINQS, encoded by the exons ATGCAGAGGTGCACTAGTTTCCTGTTTTTGTCTTTAATCCTTTGTGCCACCCTGTCAGAAACATTTGGACTGGTTTTCTCA gcaaaagaaaaaagaggctGGACTTTGAATAGTGCTGGTTACCTACTTGGGCCAC ATGCAGTAGATAACCACAGATCTTTTAATGATAAACATGGTTTCACTGGTAAACGTGAAATACAGCCTGATGAGGATAATAAAGCAG GGAATCTTGGAAGACCACTGGCTGATGAAAACATTGTGCGCACAGTAATTGAATTTTTGACTTACTTGCATCTTAAAG aggTGGGAGCACTTGACAAACTACCTTCACCAGAGGAAATAAACCAGTCTTGA